The following coding sequences lie in one Spea bombifrons isolate aSpeBom1 chromosome 5, aSpeBom1.2.pri, whole genome shotgun sequence genomic window:
- the LOC128497641 gene encoding mediator of RNA polymerase II transcription subunit 1-like translates to MEPVVDLTVEENCVDLAEEKPPKCLLIPENEIDKAAPDVLPVTIEHQERKPPELVPPKQTIKTLLEKLHHKYAMKPWTETFRLVRYCLDKPVGNYLKDTLDHPLLKCQGMLQDAVKAKSLSAILTRIESISKQKGLESHLAPNGRICYITSEMFYIEIQVKKSGKVEFVKLAHHGEAPKNCREMLQFLRIKDFESFGMNLEGLLNLYNIPGNSETKAKVYLALQCLEADLYTMLNMGRLNANEDRVTAILHGPVGHITARNGGTPLNIEYYISPSQILEEKLKPGTCVVGAATSVTVAGTKNYYHLPVSPLINESQQEGRSIPVFTALTDDLNLALPACFFLMFSEPVPLILSFIHMIQNITGLSVFGIRQSPLHELLIQMTTKPNGAQEVCKEPRFIKVYCEHVKSWCLWRSVPDSMDQCYYIYSSMEECALMGASVNKIPFTHPSHVPQILELLRQQAAYNALVCSCISNNRKTKDSGDLLHFEVLLQLDCRISISFQHPTGSSLCCVSIDVNSRQLRSNIYTSALDPPFPCSSEFITQVMERCMSIPITMRTIFKRAEKEKTSQEMTISGAVYNQSALSGGLMESSQCMPNIVQHGRPQEIQSSFENNNLCVSLPNTTHNDNNSMPDCKGAMESNTQEFSSTNVHDVHDTNFSTGHVDAIVAETYSTIAEHSSAVIIPKQDSVTVQDLSPIPTEHPSHMMAEGLSPIMAEDHSLVLEDHSPMITEEQNPSVAEKLSSSFAEEPSSSFTGELSSSITEELSLSVTGLMAPGSVPENETNDFYEIQ, encoded by the exons ATGGAGCCTGTGGTTGATCTGACAGTAGAGGAGAACTGTGTTGATTTGGCAGAGGAAAAGCCACCAAAATGTCTTTTGATACCAGAGAATGAAATTGATAAGGCAGCTCCTGATGTACTGCCTGTGACCATTGAGCATCAAGAAAGGAAACCACCTGAGTTag TTCCACCGAAACAAACTATAAAAACCTTACTGGAAAAGTTACATCATAAATATGCCATGAAGCCATGGACCGAAACCTTCAGACTTGTCCGGTACTGCTTG GACAAGCCTGTTGGCAATTATTTAAAGGACACCCTAGATCACCCATTACTGAAGTGTCAGGGTATGCTCCAAGATGCTGTAAAAG CAAAGTCCCTGTCTGCAATACTGACACGTATAGAGTCCATATCGAAGCAAAAGGG GTTGGAGTCCCACCTTGCCCCCAATGGACGCATTTGCTACATTACTTCCGAAATGTTTTACATAGAAATTCAAGTAAAGAAGAGTGGAAAAGTAGAATTTGTAAAACTGGCGCACCATGGGGAGGCACCTAAG AACTGCAGGGAAATGCTCCAGTTTCTCAG AATAAAGGATTTTGAGAGTTTCGGGATGAACCTAGAAGGGCTTttaaatttatacaacattcCAGGAAAtag TGAAACAAAAGCTAAAGTATACCTTGCCTTGCAGTGCCTGGAAGCAGACTTGTATACCATGCTCAATATGGGAAG GCTTAACGCTAATGAGGACAGAGTGACTGCAATTCTACATGGACCAGTTGGTCACATCACTGCCAGAAATGGAG GGACCCCATTGAATATAGAATATTATATTTCTCCATCTCAAATCTTGGAAGAAAAGCTTAAGCCAG GAACCTGCGTAGTAGGTGCTGCGACATCTGTAACTGTCGCGGGTACAAAAAACTATTACCATCTTCCAGTCTCTCCCCTAATAAATGAGTCTCAGCAAGAAGGTAGAAG caTTCCTGTATTTACAGCTCTTACTGATGACTTGAATCTAGCCTTGCCCGCTTGCTTCTTCCTAATGTTCTCGGAGCCTGTACCGttaattttgtcttttattCATATGATCCAGAACATAACAG GGCTTTCAGTTTTTGGAATAAGGCAGTCTCCCTTACATGAGCTCCTCATTCAGATGACCACCAAACCCAATGGAGCTCAGGAAGTTTGTAAAGAGCCCAGGTTTATAAAGGTATATTGTGAGCACGTGAAATCTTGGTGTTTGTGGAGG TCTGTTCCAGATAGCATGGATCAGTGCTACTATATATACTCCAGCATGGAAGAGTGTGCCTTAATGGGTGCCTCGGTTAATAAAATACCTTTCACTCATCCAAGTCATGTACCTCAAATCCTGGAATTGCTTCGGCAACAGGCTGCCTACAATGCTCTTGTATGTAGCTGTATATCCAACAACAGAAAAACCAAAG ACAGTGGTGATTTGCTTCACTTTGAAGTCTTGTTGCAATTGGACTGTAGAATCTCTATTTCATTCCAGCATCCTACAGGTTCCAGTCTTTGCTGTG TTTCCATTGATGTGAATTCCAGGCAATTAAGAAGCAATATCTATACAAGCGCATTAGATCCTCCTTTTCCATGTAGCTCAGAATTTATTACTCAAGTTATGGAACG CTGCATGTCCATACCCATTACTATGAGAACTATTTTCAAGAGGGCCGAGAAGGAGAAGACTTCTCAGGAAATGACAATTTCTGGTGCAGTTTACAACCAGTCTGCACTGTCAGGAGGTTTAATGGAGAGCTCCCAGTGTATGCCTAATATAGTACAACATGGCAGACCACAAGAGATCCAATCAAGCTTTGAAAATAACAACCTATGTGTCTCATTACCTAACACAAcccataatgataataattcaaTGCCAGATTGCAAAGGGGCAATGGAGTCAAACACGCAAGAATTTAGTTCTACAAATGTTCATGATGTTCATGATACAAACTTTAGCACTGGACATGTAGATGCTATTGTGGCAGAAACATACTCTACCATAGCCGAACATTCATCTGCTGTCATTATTCCTAAACAAGATTCTGTAACTGTACAGGATCTTAGTCCTATCCCCACTGAACACCCAAGTCATATGATGGCAGAAGGCCTCAGTCCTATCATGGCGGAAGACCACAGCTTGGTTCTAGAAGACCACAGCCCTATGATTACAGAGGAACAAAATCCCAGTGTTGCTGAAAAGCTTAGTTCCAGCTTCGCAGAAGAACCAAGCTCAAGCTTTACTGGAGAACTCAGCTCGAGCATCACAGAAGAGCTCAGCTTAAGTGTCACAGGATTAATGGCGCCAGGCTCAGTTCCAGAAAATGAAACCAATGACTTCTATGAAATACAATAA